The uncultured Desulfuromonas sp. genome has a segment encoding these proteins:
- a CDS encoding YqaE/Pmp3 family membrane protein — protein MDLVRILCAILLPPLGVFLQVGIGWPFWINILLTLFGYIPGIVHAVWVIAKK, from the coding sequence ATGGATCTTGTTCGAATTCTTTGTGCTATTTTGTTGCCGCCTCTGGGGGTTTTTCTCCAGGTCGGCATTGGTTGGCCGTTCTGGATTAACATTCTTCTGACCTTGTTTGGCTATATTCCCGGTATCGTGCATGCGGTGTGGGTGATTGCCAAGAAGTAG
- a CDS encoding metallophosphoesterase family protein, with the protein MTPRPPQRLIAIGDLHGQRDMLRRLLNVVQPTAADQLVFLGDYVDRGPDSCGLLSTLIALQQRFPTTVFLRGNHDQMLLDALVEVGVRHDVRLRDICPRYRDDLGIFSDVDIFYSNGGRATLASYETNKLTDIPQEHVTFLEETRLWWRCDPFLFVHAGVQPGIPVEEQSIFTLLWERNLPPSDDGIIQVVGHSPTPNNWPTFDEGRYAMDTGAGHNRVLTACDVLTRQVWQVS; encoded by the coding sequence GTGACGCCGAGACCTCCACAGCGCCTGATTGCCATCGGTGATCTGCATGGTCAACGCGATATGCTGCGCCGTTTGCTCAATGTCGTCCAGCCGACGGCCGCAGACCAACTGGTATTCCTCGGTGATTATGTCGATCGTGGCCCGGACAGCTGCGGTTTGCTCTCCACCCTCATCGCTCTGCAACAACGCTTTCCCACCACCGTTTTTCTGCGCGGCAACCATGATCAGATGTTGCTTGATGCATTGGTCGAGGTCGGCGTGCGTCACGATGTGCGCCTGCGGGACATCTGCCCACGCTACCGGGATGATCTGGGCATCTTTTCCGATGTGGACATTTTTTACAGCAACGGTGGCCGGGCCACGTTGGCCAGTTACGAGACCAATAAACTCACGGATATTCCCCAAGAGCATGTGACCTTTTTGGAGGAGACTCGGCTATGGTGGCGCTGTGATCCGTTTCTGTTTGTTCACGCCGGGGTGCAACCCGGTATTCCGGTTGAGGAGCAATCGATCTTCACCCTGCTCTGGGAACGCAATCTGCCGCCGAGTGATGATGGGATCATTCAGGTGGTTGGTCACAGTCCGACTCCGAACAATTGGCCGACTTTTGATGAGGGGCGTTATGCGATGGATACCGGGGCTGGGCACAATCGGGTTTTGACCGCTTGTGATGTGTTAACGCGGCAGGTCTGGCAGGTGTCGTAA
- a CDS encoding IS481 family transposase, with protein sequence MPWKEVKPMEQKLLFIADHLRRVANFSTLCKSYGISRRTGYKWLNRYRQLGLDGLQNQSRCPKTNPLKTPYCVREAIIKVRREYKDPPGAKKIKVLLEQEHPDWDIPSKTTIHKILLEAELITPSKSRRRVPVHPQPFAPVDKPNQVWSADFKGQFKTADGKWCYPLTIMDHHSRYLLACRTLSATTTDDTMAIFDQLFRQYGLPERIRTDNGAPFASSGLAGLSHLSKWWIRLGIAPERIMPGKPQQNGRHERMHSTLKKAAITPAAGNAQQQQKAFDHFIDTYNHKRPHESLGQKTPATVYVTSSKNMPEQLPELDYPAHFNICLVNHNGVIYHLKHRVYIACLLKGEKVGLEQTSDTQWNVYFANIKLGHFDMSDITTDRNGYISLNV encoded by the coding sequence ATGCCCTGGAAAGAGGTTAAACCTATGGAACAGAAGCTGCTCTTTATCGCCGATCACCTGCGGCGTGTCGCTAACTTCTCAACGCTCTGCAAATCTTATGGCATCAGTCGCCGCACAGGGTATAAGTGGCTCAATCGTTATCGCCAATTGGGACTTGATGGTCTCCAGAATCAATCGCGCTGCCCTAAAACCAACCCCTTAAAAACGCCCTATTGTGTTCGAGAGGCGATCATCAAGGTCCGTCGCGAGTACAAAGATCCTCCTGGAGCAAAGAAGATCAAGGTGTTGCTTGAACAAGAACACCCTGATTGGGATATCCCATCGAAGACAACCATCCATAAAATCCTCCTGGAGGCTGAACTGATTACGCCCAGCAAGTCTCGTCGGCGCGTTCCTGTTCACCCGCAACCTTTTGCTCCGGTTGATAAACCTAACCAGGTCTGGTCTGCAGACTTCAAAGGGCAGTTCAAGACCGCTGATGGCAAATGGTGTTATCCCCTTACCATCATGGATCATCACAGCCGTTATCTACTGGCCTGTCGTACGTTAAGTGCGACAACAACAGATGATACCATGGCGATCTTTGATCAATTATTTCGGCAATATGGCTTGCCGGAGCGTATTCGCACCGATAATGGTGCGCCGTTTGCCAGTAGTGGGCTTGCCGGATTATCCCACCTATCCAAGTGGTGGATTCGTCTGGGGATCGCCCCGGAACGCATTATGCCAGGGAAGCCGCAACAGAACGGACGTCATGAACGGATGCATTCCACCCTCAAAAAGGCTGCCATCACGCCTGCCGCTGGTAATGCCCAACAACAGCAAAAAGCGTTCGACCACTTTATTGACACCTATAACCATAAACGGCCCCACGAAAGCCTGGGCCAAAAAACTCCAGCGACAGTTTATGTGACGTCATCGAAAAACATGCCGGAGCAGTTGCCTGAGCTGGACTATCCTGCCCATTTCAATATTTGCCTGGTCAATCACAATGGCGTCATTTATCACTTGAAGCACCGGGTTTACATCGCGTGTCTGCTCAAGGGAGAAAAAGTAGGGCTGGAGCAGACCAGTGACACACAATGGAATGTGTACTTTGCAAATATCAAACTTGGTCACTTCGACATGAGTGACATAACAACGGATCGCAACGGCTATATCAGCCTCAATGTGTAA
- the feoB gene encoding ferrous iron transport protein B gives MTHTATIALAGNPNSGKTTLFNAITGSRQHVGNYPGITVDRKEGFFKLNDTRVNIVDLPGCYSLSAFSEEELVARKMLVDERPDLVVDIVDATKLERHLYLAIQFFELGIPVMLALNMMDEANKKGLRIDTQKLAKQLKCPVVETVARSGEGKQELLEKALQYAGQRGGVWQPLEISYGADLDIALKAMVEKIEDARFMTNRYPARWIALKYLENDEEIVTAGRSIGSVAFELEQIVYEVDSHCRTTLNTTPEALIADYRYGLIHSILRQDIIERPQQVDRRELTDKLDNILTNRLFGPLIMFGVLYAMFQITFIVGEVPMGWLESFFGWLGDTATALLPDGMLQSLIVSGVIDGVGGVMGFVPLIAIMFLMIAFLEDSGYMARVAYMLDRVLRMFGLHGCSAMPFIISGGIMGGCAVPGVMATRTLRSPKEKLATLITAPFMPCGAKLPVFLLLIAAFFSENEAQIMFSITLGAWAMALLVSKLLRSTIIKGEPTPFVMELPPYRLPTLRGVLIHTWERVWQYIRKAGTVILAVSILLWAAMTFPQLPESQVNAFNHQQIAVATNVMDMEQRSILLEEIKNREAQASLRYSLAGRIGSFIEPVSQWAGFDWRTNIALVGGFAAKEVIVSTFGTAYSLGEIDPEEAAPLSQQIATDPTWNKYTAISLIIFVLLYAPCFVTVVTMAKESSWGWAVFSTVFNTALGFGLAVAVYQVGTRFLT, from the coding sequence ATGACCCACACCGCCACCATCGCCCTGGCCGGCAACCCCAATTCCGGTAAAACCACCCTGTTCAACGCCATCACCGGCTCGCGTCAGCATGTCGGCAACTATCCCGGCATCACCGTTGACCGTAAAGAGGGCTTTTTTAAACTCAACGACACCCGCGTCAACATCGTCGATCTGCCTGGCTGCTATTCGCTGTCCGCCTTTTCCGAAGAAGAGCTGGTTGCCAGGAAAATGCTGGTTGACGAACGTCCCGACCTCGTCGTTGATATCGTCGATGCCACCAAGTTGGAACGCCACCTGTATCTGGCCATTCAGTTTTTTGAACTGGGTATCCCGGTGATGCTCGCGTTGAACATGATGGACGAAGCCAACAAAAAAGGGCTGCGCATCGATACCCAAAAACTCGCCAAACAGCTCAAATGTCCCGTGGTGGAAACCGTGGCCCGCTCCGGCGAAGGCAAGCAGGAGTTATTGGAAAAAGCGCTGCAGTATGCCGGTCAGCGTGGTGGCGTCTGGCAGCCGCTGGAGATCTCCTACGGCGCTGATCTGGATATCGCCCTGAAAGCCATGGTGGAAAAGATCGAAGACGCACGCTTTATGACCAACCGCTACCCGGCACGCTGGATCGCGTTGAAGTATCTGGAAAATGATGAAGAGATTGTCACCGCCGGACGCAGTATCGGCAGCGTGGCCTTTGAACTGGAACAGATCGTCTACGAAGTGGATAGCCACTGCCGCACCACCCTCAATACCACGCCGGAAGCGTTGATCGCCGACTACCGTTACGGACTGATCCATTCCATCCTGCGTCAGGACATTATTGAGCGTCCCCAGCAGGTGGATCGTCGAGAATTGACCGATAAGCTGGATAATATTCTCACCAATCGTCTGTTTGGCCCGCTGATCATGTTCGGCGTGTTGTACGCCATGTTTCAGATCACATTCATCGTCGGCGAAGTCCCCATGGGCTGGTTGGAAAGCTTTTTCGGCTGGCTCGGCGACACCGCTACGGCGCTTCTTCCGGACGGCATGCTGCAATCGCTGATCGTCTCGGGTGTCATCGACGGCGTTGGCGGCGTCATGGGCTTTGTGCCGTTGATCGCCATCATGTTCCTGATGATCGCCTTTCTGGAGGATTCCGGCTATATGGCCCGCGTCGCCTACATGCTCGACCGCGTGTTACGCATGTTCGGTCTGCACGGCTGCTCGGCCATGCCGTTTATCATCTCCGGCGGCATCATGGGCGGCTGCGCCGTGCCCGGCGTCATGGCCACCCGCACCCTGCGCAGTCCCAAGGAAAAGCTCGCCACGCTGATCACCGCACCGTTCATGCCGTGCGGTGCCAAGTTGCCGGTATTCCTGCTGCTCATCGCCGCCTTTTTCAGCGAGAACGAGGCGCAGATCATGTTTTCCATCACCCTGGGCGCCTGGGCCATGGCGCTGCTGGTGTCCAAGCTGCTGCGCTCGACCATCATCAAGGGCGAACCAACGCCGTTTGTCATGGAGCTACCACCCTACCGCCTGCCGACCCTGCGCGGCGTGCTGATTCACACCTGGGAACGGGTGTGGCAATACATCCGCAAGGCCGGGACGGTGATCCTGGCCGTATCGATTCTGCTGTGGGCGGCCATGACCTTTCCGCAACTTCCGGAAAGTCAGGTCAACGCCTTTAACCACCAACAAATTGCCGTCGCCACCAATGTGATGGACATGGAACAACGCTCCATCCTGCTCGAAGAGATCAAAAACCGCGAAGCCCAAGCGAGCTTGCGCTACTCTCTCGCAGGGCGGATCGGCAGCTTCATCGAGCCGGTCAGCCAGTGGGCCGGTTTCGACTGGCGCACCAACATTGCCCTGGTCGGTGGATTTGCCGCCAAGGAAGTGATCGTCTCCACCTTCGGCACTGCTTACTCGCTGGGCGAGATCGATCCCGAAGAAGCCGCGCCGCTGTCGCAGCAGATTGCCACGGATCCGACCTGGAACAAATACACGGCCATCTCGCTGATCATCTTCGTGCTGCTCTATGCGCCGTGCTTTGTCACCGTGGTGACCATGGCCAAAGAGTCGTCTTGGGGCTGGGCGGTGTTTTCCACGGTGTTTAATACCGCGCTGGGCTTTGGACTGGCCGTGGCGGTGTATCAGGTCGGTACCCGTTTCTTGACTTAA
- a CDS encoding TrkA family potassium uptake protein, which translates to MRIVFVGAGELTVETAALLIARKHEVVIIEEDKERIEELTETLDCSFLHGDGSRPNILTEAGPEHADYLFCLTENDQYNIIAALVGRSLGYGHVVVQIHNVDYLNICRELRLEHTVTPSKTISRYLADTVSGVDAVELSSMIKYEARCIMVQITEHNKGKIADFALPKEARIIGIYRDDQFLIADAETVLKEKDEALILTHSKHLAELTERFTDKEEENNDA; encoded by the coding sequence ATGCGAATCGTCTTTGTCGGTGCCGGTGAACTCACCGTAGAAACCGCCGCCCTGCTCATTGCGCGCAAACACGAGGTAGTAATTATTGAAGAAGACAAGGAGCGCATTGAGGAACTCACCGAAACCCTCGACTGCAGTTTTCTCCACGGCGACGGCAGCCGCCCCAACATCCTCACCGAAGCCGGGCCGGAGCATGCCGACTACCTGTTCTGCCTGACGGAGAACGACCAGTACAACATCATTGCCGCACTGGTCGGCCGCTCGCTGGGCTACGGTCATGTGGTGGTACAGATTCACAATGTCGACTACCTCAACATTTGCCGCGAGCTGCGTCTGGAACACACGGTGACGCCGTCTAAAACCATCAGCCGCTACCTGGCCGACACCGTCTCCGGCGTCGATGCCGTGGAACTGTCATCGATGATCAAGTACGAGGCGCGCTGCATCATGGTGCAGATCACCGAGCACAACAAAGGAAAAATCGCCGATTTTGCCCTGCCCAAAGAGGCGCGCATCATCGGCATTTATCGCGACGATCAGTTTCTCATTGCCGATGCGGAAACGGTTCTTAAAGAGAAAGACGAGGCCCTGATCCTCACCCACAGCAAACATCTGGCGGAGCTGACGGAACGGTTTACAGACAAAGAGGAAGAAAATAACGACGCGTGA
- a CDS encoding potassium transporter TrkG, with amino-acid sequence MSQPGSELFFAVRPKLIGYYFGQFCLITAAFNLVTFGVSLFSAPDWRISLSYALIIVALLVAWRVLKGLRISQRMQMNEAMVLATLVFLVVPFVMTIPRLVAGVPFMDALFETVSAVTTTGLSTLPGMEGQPLIFTFSRAWMQWYGGLGIVVFSLALVVRPGLTALRLAAMDEPDDLVGGTRAHARRVVIVYSILTLIGILLWLLLGGSLRDGVLYILSAVSTGGFAPTSGSFADLPHVRLAWVVTLATLAGALPLALYHQTWRNGLRPLLDNVEIRLLATLLLVFTALVALSMWRTGMPWSSALHHAPLMVCSAQTTAGFSSLDPATLDPGSKLLLILAMLIGGGVGSTAGGFKLLRLLVVLTLIRHFVRTMSVPPNTVSRQRLGKKNLESDDVQNALMIILLFIGAVVLSWLPFVAYGYDPLNALFDVVSATATVGLSTGVTGPDLPNLLKGVLCVDMFLGRLECAAWLIFFYHRTWFGRKREN; translated from the coding sequence ATGTCGCAACCGGGAAGTGAACTGTTTTTTGCCGTACGCCCGAAGTTGATCGGCTATTATTTTGGTCAGTTTTGCCTGATTACAGCCGCATTCAATCTGGTCACGTTCGGCGTTTCACTGTTCTCGGCTCCGGACTGGCGCATCTCCCTGAGTTACGCCCTGATCATTGTCGCTCTGCTGGTGGCTTGGCGCGTCTTGAAAGGCCTGCGCATCTCCCAGCGTATGCAGATGAATGAGGCCATGGTGCTGGCCACGCTGGTGTTTTTGGTGGTGCCGTTTGTCATGACCATTCCCCGGCTGGTGGCCGGAGTTCCCTTCATGGATGCCCTGTTTGAAACCGTGTCCGCCGTCACCACCACCGGACTCAGCACCCTGCCCGGCATGGAGGGGCAGCCGCTGATTTTCACCTTTTCCCGCGCCTGGATGCAATGGTATGGCGGACTGGGGATTGTCGTCTTTTCCCTGGCATTGGTGGTGCGCCCCGGCCTGACCGCACTGCGTCTCGCCGCCATGGACGAACCGGATGATCTGGTCGGCGGCACCCGCGCTCATGCCCGCCGGGTGGTCATCGTCTACAGCATCTTGACCCTGATCGGCATCCTCCTGTGGCTGCTGCTCGGCGGATCGCTACGCGATGGCGTGCTTTATATCCTCTCTGCCGTGTCCACCGGCGGATTCGCCCCCACCTCGGGCAGCTTTGCCGACCTGCCCCATGTACGCCTGGCGTGGGTGGTCACCCTGGCTACACTGGCCGGGGCGTTGCCGTTGGCGCTGTATCATCAGACATGGCGTAACGGCTTACGCCCGTTGCTCGACAATGTGGAGATACGTCTACTGGCGACCTTGTTGCTGGTGTTCACTGCACTGGTCGCCCTGTCGATGTGGCGCACCGGCATGCCTTGGTCCAGCGCCCTGCACCATGCGCCGCTGATGGTGTGCTCCGCCCAGACCACGGCGGGCTTTTCCAGTCTCGACCCGGCCACGCTTGATCCCGGCTCAAAACTGCTGCTGATCCTGGCCATGCTCATCGGCGGCGGCGTCGGTTCGACGGCCGGCGGTTTTAAACTGCTGCGGCTGCTGGTCGTGCTGACACTGATCCGTCACTTCGTCCGTACCATGAGCGTGCCGCCCAACACGGTATCGCGCCAACGGCTCGGTAAAAAAAACTTGGAGAGTGATGATGTCCAGAATGCGTTAATGATCATCCTGCTGTTTATCGGCGCCGTGGTTCTGTCGTGGCTGCCGTTTGTCGCCTACGGCTATGATCCGCTCAATGCCCTGTTTGACGTGGTTTCCGCCACGGCCACGGTCGGTTTATCCACCGGCGTCACCGGACCGGACCTGCCTAACCTGCTTAAAGGGGTGCTGTGCGTCGATATGTTTCTCGGCCGACTGGAATGCGCGGCCTGGCTGATTTTCTTTTATCACCGAACCTGGTTCGGTAGAAAGCGAGAGAACTGA
- a CDS encoding arsenate reductase ArsC produces MMPDKLHLLFLCTGNSCRSQMAEGWTRHLKGDVIEVYSAGIETHGLNPNAVKVMAEAGVDISSHRSQHLDDFKDTPIDVVVTVCGHAHETCPYFPANCKVVHVGFDDPPHMARELAEQGATQEEQLDCYRAVRDEIKAFVETLPQSVTE; encoded by the coding sequence ATGATGCCCGACAAACTGCACCTGTTGTTTTTATGCACCGGCAATTCCTGCCGCAGCCAGATGGCCGAAGGCTGGACCCGCCACCTCAAAGGGGATGTGATCGAGGTCTATTCCGCCGGGATTGAAACCCACGGCCTCAACCCCAATGCCGTCAAAGTGATGGCCGAGGCCGGGGTCGATATTTCCAGCCACCGCTCCCAGCACCTGGATGACTTCAAAGACACGCCGATTGATGTCGTCGTCACCGTGTGCGGTCACGCCCACGAAACCTGCCCCTATTTTCCAGCCAACTGCAAAGTGGTCCATGTCGGTTTTGACGATCCGCCGCACATGGCCAGAGAATTGGCCGAACAAGGCGCCACGCAAGAGGAGCAGCTCGATTGTTATCGTGCAGTCCGCGACGAGATCAAAGCCTTTGTCGAAACCCTGCCTCAATCCGTCACGGAGTAA
- a CDS encoding Glu/Leu/Phe/Val dehydrogenase, with amino-acid sequence MDDIFKFYDDLGPTKVLHVYEPTLNLKAVLVVDNVAAGPSIGGLRMAPDVSTEECCRLARAMTLKNAAAGLPHGGGKAVLYGDPKMPREKKEQLIRAVANALRDINEYIIGPDMGTDEECMAWVQDEIGRSVGLPREIGGIPLDEIGATGWGLFHATQVALEACDFGLDGARVVVQGFGAEGKHAARFLAEQGAILVGAADSQGSIYNALGLNIDHLAELKAEGKSITAYPDGQHGSKDAVLDMECDIWIPAARPDVIHEDNAQRLKARLVVEGANIPITHHAERILHQRGILCIPDFIANAGGVICAAMEYEGATESAALEAIEEKLRHNTRNVLDGVKRKGILPREAGVELAVQRVKKAGSFRRWNVF; translated from the coding sequence ATGGACGACATTTTCAAATTCTATGACGATCTCGGACCAACCAAGGTTCTGCATGTTTATGAACCCACGCTGAACCTGAAAGCGGTTCTGGTGGTGGACAATGTCGCGGCCGGGCCGTCCATCGGCGGTTTGCGCATGGCGCCCGATGTCAGTACCGAGGAGTGTTGCCGCCTGGCGCGGGCCATGACCTTGAAAAATGCTGCGGCAGGCTTGCCGCACGGCGGCGGCAAAGCCGTGCTCTATGGCGATCCGAAAATGCCGCGCGAGAAAAAAGAACAACTTATCCGCGCCGTGGCCAATGCCCTGCGCGATATCAACGAGTATATTATCGGCCCGGATATGGGCACCGATGAAGAGTGTATGGCCTGGGTGCAGGATGAGATCGGCCGCTCCGTTGGTCTGCCGCGTGAGATTGGCGGCATTCCCTTGGATGAGATAGGTGCCACCGGCTGGGGGCTGTTCCACGCCACGCAGGTAGCGTTGGAGGCGTGTGATTTCGGCCTTGACGGTGCCCGCGTTGTGGTCCAGGGGTTCGGCGCCGAGGGCAAACATGCCGCACGCTTTCTTGCCGAGCAAGGTGCAATTCTGGTGGGCGCGGCAGATTCGCAGGGTTCCATCTACAACGCTCTGGGCCTCAATATCGACCACCTTGCCGAACTCAAGGCCGAGGGCAAAAGCATCACCGCCTACCCGGACGGTCAGCACGGCAGCAAAGACGCCGTGCTCGACATGGAGTGCGACATCTGGATTCCCGCCGCCCGCCCCGATGTGATTCACGAAGATAATGCTCAACGCCTTAAAGCCCGCCTGGTGGTTGAAGGGGCGAATATCCCCATCACGCATCATGCAGAGAGAATTCTCCATCAACGCGGCATCCTGTGCATTCCCGATTTCATTGCCAATGCCGGTGGCGTCATCTGCGCTGCTATGGAATATGAAGGGGCCACGGAATCTGCTGCGCTCGAAGCGATTGAGGAAAAGCTGCGTCACAATACCCGCAATGTTCTGGATGGCGTTAAACGTAAAGGGATTTTGCCCAGAGAGGCGGGTGTGGAGCTTGCGGTTCAACGGGTGAAAAAAGCGGGGTCGTTTCGGCGGTGGAATGTGTTTTAA
- a CDS encoding diguanylate cyclase has translation MNDQIDENNMLFDKSTTGHTADQNVRITAECVRVVYQNRIPSLVSVLIASFLPFAVGLLPQTRTGTFISVCLLWLFVAANFALCHWFNRSDLPDKDAVKWGRFFYVEHFFLAMLLGSIFFYFVVNGIEGAPLYLILVSLGFSAGSVSAFHQLKWAPPIFMATIITPQVVYYFLQQSKSSNVVAVMLLIILVFMSIISLEQHKNWIKTLALSFELESAKKEAEWIARIDLLTGLYNRRAFYEVAPKFLGNAKRYKRPVSVIMLDIDYFKNINDAYGHAVGDTVLVKIAELLKTQLRGSDLVGRMGGEEFAILLPDTDQDGAFILVEKLREKIKQLSFDECGFNFNVTSSFGLVAYSGADESLDALLKKADAALYQAKNEGRDKTIVFEG, from the coding sequence ATGAACGACCAAATTGATGAGAACAATATGCTTTTTGATAAGAGCACTACCGGCCACACGGCTGATCAAAACGTTCGGATCACTGCTGAATGTGTCCGGGTGGTCTATCAGAACAGAATCCCCAGCCTGGTTTCTGTTTTAATCGCGTCCTTTCTTCCTTTCGCTGTCGGCCTGCTGCCGCAAACTCGAACCGGAACGTTTATCTCGGTTTGTTTACTCTGGTTATTTGTTGCGGCCAACTTTGCCTTGTGTCATTGGTTTAACCGTTCCGATCTTCCTGACAAGGACGCCGTCAAATGGGGGCGTTTTTTTTATGTCGAACATTTTTTTCTCGCCATGCTGTTGGGCAGCATCTTCTTTTATTTTGTTGTCAATGGCATTGAAGGTGCGCCGCTCTATCTTATTTTGGTCTCTTTGGGCTTCTCCGCGGGATCGGTGAGTGCTTTCCACCAGTTGAAATGGGCTCCTCCCATTTTTATGGCCACGATTATTACCCCGCAGGTGGTTTATTATTTTTTACAGCAGTCGAAAAGTAGCAACGTCGTTGCCGTGATGCTGCTTATTATTCTTGTTTTTATGTCCATCATCAGCTTGGAACAGCATAAAAACTGGATCAAAACACTGGCCTTAAGTTTTGAGTTGGAATCTGCCAAAAAGGAGGCCGAGTGGATTGCCCGCATCGACCTTTTGACCGGATTGTATAACCGGCGGGCCTTTTATGAAGTGGCGCCTAAGTTTTTAGGAAATGCAAAACGCTACAAGCGCCCCGTTTCCGTGATCATGCTGGATATCGACTATTTTAAAAATATCAATGATGCCTACGGTCATGCCGTGGGTGATACGGTTTTGGTGAAAATAGCCGAATTGCTGAAAACTCAGCTTAGGGGCTCTGATCTGGTTGGACGCATGGGAGGAGAGGAGTTTGCCATTCTCCTTCCGGATACGGACCAGGACGGTGCCTTCATCTTGGTTGAGAAACTGCGGGAAAAGATCAAACAGCTGTCTTTCGACGAATGCGGTTTTAATTTTAACGTCACGTCCAGTTTTGGTCTGGTTGCCTATTCCGGGGCGGATGAATCACTCGATGCGTTATTGAAGAAGGCGGATGCCGCGTTATATCAAGCAAAAAACGAGGGGCGGGATAAGACCATTGTTTTTGAGGGGTAG